Proteins from a genomic interval of Staphylococcus debuckii:
- the agrC gene encoding quorum-sensing sensor histidine kinase AgrC, whose translation MELLNSLFIAVFQEVMLFIIAKIILNIKYAAKDILYILLIILTGSFCYYFFNRFALFIVIIAAILYFYKKVKLYSFLTIIGSILILYLSSMSTLLIFLLFDIRSLNIIIVNLIYILIFVSVSIVCSLSLRYLIKILRQSYLSTNKIYITLVALFLFFTFVMLFTFMPSSIDKSSTFKLVIIVYVAFILAIVILVIVISVSLLREMRYKRQMQEIDNYYKYTVRIEKINNDMRKFRHDYVNILLSMSEFIRDDDMEGLKTYFDKNITPLKDNIQTKSFKINGIEHLQIRELKGLLTSKIIQAQENNIQVSVEVPDEINEISLNMIDLSRMVGIILDNAIEASLEIDNPLIQIGFIKEENSVMIIIMNKCAKDIPKVHELFQEGFSTKGNNRGLGLSTLKEISESKDNVLLDTVIENDYFIQKLEIINTKRKE comes from the coding sequence ATGGAGCTTTTAAACAGCTTATTTATAGCAGTTTTTCAAGAAGTTATGCTTTTCATAATTGCTAAAATAATTTTAAATATTAAATATGCAGCTAAGGATATATTATATATCTTGCTTATCATTTTAACTGGTAGTTTTTGTTACTACTTTTTTAATCGATTTGCTTTATTTATAGTAATCATAGCTGCTATTTTGTATTTTTATAAAAAAGTAAAACTTTACTCTTTTCTTACTATAATTGGAAGTATATTAATTTTATATCTCAGTAGTATGTCTACTCTATTGATATTTTTATTATTTGATATACGTAGTTTAAATATAATTATAGTTAATTTAATCTATATATTAATATTTGTATCTGTATCAATAGTTTGTTCTTTATCACTGAGATATCTTATTAAAATTTTGAGACAATCTTATTTATCGACCAATAAAATCTACATAACACTTGTAGCATTATTTCTATTCTTTACATTTGTGATGCTTTTTACTTTTATGCCATCAAGCATTGATAAATCAAGTACATTCAAACTTGTAATTATAGTATATGTGGCATTTATTTTAGCAATAGTTATACTGGTTATTGTCATATCTGTCTCGTTACTCCGCGAAATGCGCTACAAACGTCAAATGCAAGAAATTGATAATTACTATAAATATACAGTGCGTATTGAAAAGATTAATAATGATATGCGTAAATTCAGACACGACTATGTCAATATTTTATTATCTATGTCCGAATTTATACGAGATGACGATATGGAAGGTTTGAAAACTTATTTCGATAAAAATATCACACCTTTAAAAGATAATATTCAAACTAAATCATTTAAGATTAACGGTATCGAACATTTGCAAATACGTGAACTTAAAGGCTTACTAACTAGTAAAATTATTCAAGCTCAAGAAAATAATATTCAAGTGAGTGTAGAAGTACCAGACGAAATTAATGAGATTTCACTGAATATGATAGATTTATCAAGAATGGTTGGAATTATATTAGATAATGCTATTGAAGCTTCTTTAGAAATTGACAATCCATTGATTCAAATTGGGTTTATAAAAGAAGAAAACTCAGTAATGATCATTATTATGAACAAATGTGCGAAAGATATTCCTAAAGTGCATGAACTTTTCCAAGAAGGTTTTTCCACTAAAGGAAATAATAGAGGTTTAGGATTGTCTACATTAAAAGAAATATCCGAAAGTAAGGATAATGTCTTATTGGACACAGTCATTGAAAACGATTACTTTATTCAGAAACTAGAGATTATCAATACGAAACGTAAGGAGTGA
- a CDS encoding GH32 C-terminal domain-containing protein produces the protein MQPWTNETSFQRIEQTSTEALTEMKQQVSKSSYTQTFHLHPPFGAAGKPNGMIYHNGKYYISHEWYPFYSQEGLSYGFQYETTDLVHFEADGSVLQPDSRFDEYGIKGGSIFIYQDNLHYLYTGQGASSDKALIPYQLLAFINNHHQANKYPKPVVENPPEKFLPSLQDPKVFSKDDQFYALFGAQTEEKQGRIVVYSAENPLSWKYEKPIKTKLADFGQAWTSPDYFTISGYDILMFTVHHEDNQIHSGFLLGHLDFERLTMNHGDYKLLDEGFGFTAPQTFEDEAGNRVLMGLLEAQGDIEELNQADTAPCLSIPRTLSIEQGKLYQRPHPSYTALRYNEETALGYANKFTKQLHPYEGEQFEMLIDILENEATEIYFELRASRKNTTLITYNTHSRLVTLDCSESGALPNEAYGTKCSVQLAQPLEQLRIFVDSSSIEIFCNDGERVMSSRIFPDENSTGIKAGTESGQVYLKFTKYNLKPIFG, from the coding sequence ATGCAACCATGGACAAATGAAACATCATTTCAACGTATAGAACAAACTTCTACGGAAGCACTGACTGAAATGAAACAACAAGTCAGTAAATCTTCCTATACACAAACATTTCATCTGCACCCTCCATTCGGAGCAGCAGGTAAACCTAATGGGATGATATACCATAATGGTAAATATTATATTTCTCATGAGTGGTATCCATTTTATTCTCAAGAAGGCTTAAGTTATGGGTTTCAATATGAAACAACTGATTTAGTACATTTTGAAGCGGACGGCAGTGTATTGCAGCCAGATAGCCGTTTTGATGAGTACGGAATTAAAGGCGGCAGTATTTTTATCTATCAAGATAATTTGCACTATCTTTATACGGGGCAAGGCGCAAGTAGCGATAAAGCGCTGATACCATATCAATTATTAGCATTTATCAACAATCATCACCAAGCTAATAAATATCCTAAACCAGTCGTTGAAAACCCACCTGAAAAGTTCTTGCCTAGCTTGCAAGATCCTAAAGTTTTTTCAAAAGATGATCAGTTTTATGCATTATTTGGTGCACAAACTGAAGAAAAACAAGGCAGAATAGTAGTTTATAGTGCTGAAAATCCTTTGAGTTGGAAATATGAAAAGCCTATTAAAACCAAACTTGCAGATTTTGGCCAAGCCTGGACTTCACCAGATTATTTTACAATAAGCGGCTATGATATATTGATGTTTACGGTACATCATGAAGATAATCAAATTCACTCAGGTTTCTTATTAGGACATTTGGATTTCGAAAGATTAACCATGAATCATGGTGACTATAAATTATTGGATGAAGGATTTGGTTTCACTGCTCCTCAAACGTTTGAAGATGAAGCGGGTAACCGAGTCTTGATGGGTTTACTTGAAGCACAAGGAGATATTGAAGAATTGAATCAAGCTGATACAGCACCTTGTTTATCCATACCAAGAACGCTCTCCATCGAACAAGGCAAATTATATCAACGTCCGCATCCATCTTATACAGCACTTAGATACAATGAAGAAACAGCTTTAGGCTACGCTAATAAATTCACGAAACAACTGCATCCATACGAGGGCGAGCAGTTCGAAATGTTGATTGATATTTTGGAAAATGAAGCGACAGAAATATATTTTGAACTTAGAGCTTCTAGAAAAAATACTACGCTCATTACTTATAATACACATTCTAGATTAGTTACTTTAGATTGCAGCGAGAGTGGGGCATTGCCGAATGAAGCTTATGGCACAAAATGTTCTGTGCAGCTTGCTCAACCGCTTGAACAATTAAGAATATTCGTGGATTCTTCGAGTATTGAAATCTTTTGTAACGATGGAGAAAGAGTCATGTCTTCACGTATCTTTCCTGATGAAAATAGTACTGGTATTAAAGCAGGCACTGAATCTGGACAAGTTTATTTGAAGTTTACAAAATATAATCTAAAACCGATTTTTGGGTAA
- a CDS encoding YeeE/YedE family protein: MLWMIISGLLVGSLLGFVMQRTRFCLAGGFRDMYVQKNNKMFYALLIAISVQAIGLLVFTAIIGKPLDNGTFPIAGTIVGSFIFGVGIVLAGGCATGTYYRAGEGLIGSWLALFSYAVFSAITKAGVLKPVMEKLNSKTNVNADMSTSTGIPAWIWVIAIVAITGYLVVRTLRKPKPKIAVPKLKQRYTGVRHFFFEKKFHPFVAAIAVGLIALLAWPMSYSTGREGGLGITTPSSNLVQFILSGKTSFLDWGVFLVLGIFIGSYIAAKGSREFAWRLPDKKTLRNSVIGGAFMGFDASVAGGCSIGNGLVATAALSWQGWIALAAMILGTWFMSYFLFVKPMKAVQKSSHQNAARPAAQS, from the coding sequence ATGCTATGGATGATTATTAGTGGACTTCTGGTCGGAAGTTTGCTCGGATTTGTTATGCAGCGTACACGTTTCTGCTTAGCTGGAGGCTTCCGTGATATGTACGTTCAAAAAAACAATAAAATGTTTTATGCTTTATTGATAGCGATATCAGTTCAGGCAATCGGTTTACTTGTCTTTACAGCTATTATCGGCAAACCTTTAGATAATGGTACCTTCCCTATCGCAGGGACAATCGTCGGTTCATTTATCTTCGGTGTAGGAATTGTACTTGCTGGCGGTTGCGCTACTGGAACTTATTATAGAGCTGGCGAAGGTTTAATCGGCAGCTGGCTGGCATTATTTTCATATGCTGTCTTTTCAGCCATCACTAAAGCTGGTGTACTAAAACCAGTCATGGAAAAATTAAATTCGAAAACTAACGTGAATGCTGATATGTCAACAAGCACTGGTATCCCTGCTTGGATTTGGGTAATTGCGATTGTGGCTATAACAGGTTATCTGGTAGTCAGAACACTACGTAAGCCTAAACCTAAAATTGCAGTACCAAAATTAAAACAACGCTATACAGGCGTACGTCACTTCTTCTTTGAGAAGAAGTTTCATCCTTTCGTCGCTGCCATCGCAGTCGGATTAATAGCTTTACTTGCATGGCCGATGAGTTACTCAACTGGACGTGAGGGCGGATTAGGTATTACAACTCCTTCTTCCAACCTTGTACAATTCATTTTATCTGGTAAAACTTCTTTCTTAGACTGGGGAGTGTTCTTAGTCCTTGGTATTTTTATCGGCTCATATATCGCAGCCAAAGGATCTAGAGAATTCGCTTGGAGACTTCCAGATAAGAAAACATTGCGTAATAGCGTTATCGGCGGTGCCTTTATGGGATTCGACGCTTCTGTAGCTGGTGGATGTTCAATCGGAAATGGTTTAGTAGCTACAGCAGCTCTATCATGGCAAGGCTGGATTGCTTTAGCTGCTATGATTTTGGGTACTTGGTTTATGAGTTACTTCTTATTCGTCAAACCTATGAAGGCCGTACAAAAGTCTTCTCATCAAAATGCAGCACGTCCTGCAGCACAATCATAA
- the agrD gene encoding cyclic lactone autoinducer peptide AgrD: MDILNGIFKLFAFIFEQIGNIAKYNPCVGFFDEPEVPSELLDEQK; the protein is encoded by the coding sequence ATGGATATTTTAAACGGTATTTTTAAACTTTTCGCTTTTATCTTTGAACAAATTGGCAATATTGCTAAATATAATCCTTGTGTTGGTTTTTTTGATGAACCAGAAGTGCCTAGCGAACTATTAGACGAACAAAAATAA
- a CDS encoding sulfurtransferase TusA family protein translates to MLYELGTVGMVCPFPLIEAQKKMEELQIGDELKIDFDCTQATEAIPNWAAEKNYPVTNYEQLGDASWTITVQKA, encoded by the coding sequence ATGTTATACGAACTCGGTACAGTAGGTATGGTTTGTCCTTTCCCACTAATTGAAGCACAAAAGAAAATGGAAGAATTGCAAATCGGCGATGAGTTGAAAATTGACTTCGACTGCACGCAAGCAACAGAAGCGATTCCGAATTGGGCAGCTGAAAAGAATTATCCAGTAACCAATTATGAACAACTTGGAGATGCTTCTTGGACAATTACAGTTCAAAAAGCTTAA
- a CDS encoding redox-sensing transcriptional repressor Rex, whose amino-acid sequence MSNQKNNIPRATLKRLPLYYRLVNQLHEKGIDRVNSKTISEALDIDSASIRRDFSYFGELGKKGYGYNVESLLEFFKSKISERDTIKIGLVGVGNLGKALLSYNFSIHDEMLITEAFDVRDDIIGQQIGNVVVKDMQDLQKALKKADLDVVILTTPGPAAQEAANQLVQSDVKGIMNFTPVRIDVPEDVSVHQIDLGIELQSLLFFMNNLRTNS is encoded by the coding sequence ATGAGTAATCAAAAAAATAATATTCCTCGTGCGACTTTAAAACGTTTGCCGCTCTATTACAGACTTGTCAACCAACTTCATGAAAAAGGCATTGACCGTGTTAATTCTAAGACAATCAGCGAGGCCTTAGATATTGATTCTGCTTCAATCAGAAGAGATTTTTCTTACTTTGGAGAATTGGGTAAGAAAGGTTATGGTTATAATGTTGAAAGTCTGTTAGAATTTTTCAAGAGTAAAATTAGCGAGCGAGATACCATTAAAATTGGTTTAGTGGGAGTAGGGAACTTAGGTAAGGCCTTGCTCTCATATAATTTCTCTATTCATGATGAGATGTTAATTACTGAGGCATTTGATGTACGTGATGATATTATAGGCCAGCAAATCGGCAATGTTGTTGTGAAAGATATGCAAGATCTTCAAAAAGCCTTGAAAAAAGCTGATTTGGATGTGGTTATACTTACAACACCTGGTCCCGCGGCACAAGAAGCTGCTAATCAACTCGTGCAGAGTGATGTCAAAGGTATCATGAATTTCACTCCAGTACGTATTGATGTGCCGGAAGATGTATCAGTTCATCAAATAGATTTAGGAATTGAATTACAATCTTTGTTGTTCTTTATGAATAATTTACGTACTAATAGCTAA
- the agrA gene encoding quorum-sensing response regulator AgrA, whose product MKIIICEDDLQQRSHIEEIINNYIMIEEKPLEIVLSTADPYEVLEYAKATNEICCYFLDIQLDADINGIKLGSELRKYDTMGSIIFITSHSELTYLTFVYKVAAMDFIFKDDPSEMKSRIIDCLETSLTRLQLLSKENNVETIELKRGSNSVYVNYDDVMFFESSSKSHRLIAHLDNRQIEFYGSLKELSNIDDRFFRCHNSFVINRNNIEEVISKEREIHFKNGEHCYVSVRNLKKI is encoded by the coding sequence ATGAAAATTATTATCTGTGAAGACGATCTGCAACAACGTTCTCATATCGAAGAAATTATCAATAATTATATTATGATTGAAGAAAAACCATTAGAAATTGTTTTGTCAACTGCGGATCCTTATGAAGTATTAGAGTATGCGAAAGCAACAAACGAAATTTGTTGCTATTTCTTGGATATCCAATTAGATGCAGATATTAATGGTATTAAACTCGGTAGTGAGTTGAGGAAATATGATACGATGGGCAGCATCATATTTATTACAAGTCACAGCGAACTCACTTATCTTACTTTTGTTTATAAAGTGGCTGCCATGGACTTTATTTTTAAAGACGATCCAAGTGAAATGAAATCACGTATTATCGATTGCCTTGAGACTTCCCTCACACGTTTGCAACTTCTTTCAAAAGAAAACAATGTAGAGACTATTGAATTAAAGAGAGGCAGCAATTCGGTATATGTGAATTACGATGATGTGATGTTCTTTGAATCTTCCTCTAAATCGCACCGTTTAATTGCACATTTGGATAATCGCCAAATTGAATTTTATGGCAGTTTAAAGGAACTGAGCAACATAGATGACCGCTTCTTTCGTTGCCATAACAGTTTTGTGATTAACCGCAACAATATTGAAGAAGTCATTTCTAAAGAACGCGAAATTCATTTTAAAAACGGCGAACATTGCTATGTCTCAGTTCGCAACCTTAAAAAAATATAA
- a CDS encoding SdrH family protein: MKNKIIKNLSISVVAAGFLFPCAHLNASAAESQNNNEVPQVNTATEDNSDESQQNSSQKSRDIQNQGVQPPNKPEINNGESDPATNVPKQDDSNNPSSPADDNHTSNKEEASHPDSSGAQVPSNNGANGNQTQNPTNHSEETDENATGSKPNTTPNNNENNSAGENAEEHQPNESKPPANNTKNENAEEPNQPNAPSNGQENGNARPTNTGEHNETTKPNQQPGNSEEHPSNVDPNDGKGGSGSHSTHVKNDGSEKEGAGTAQPNKEENHTNTGTEQPDSPNPKKDTESTNEPKQPQPPKGNQNPKAPSQNHQTPTRRPQPDLNKDKQQDTNTTGRKENNYYKEKNGYTKLPNNSNKVPTKNWNNYPYAKTSGATEQQNKKHPNRNSWKGNFYNNLTQPPTQQKASDKTMHKASQYLVPFTTMNLAGNRFGHIVTGSFKYNPFVINQVSRMSEDSNTTEGDIHSALEHQNFASNRDLNNLQESTGYFKYQFFNPTDAQQYYDNLDVQVLGLITGDIGSMPDLKRTKKSANFEVGSTNHAKDYSEKIDNTKEEGKETKTESEKIEKGHPRLIATLLATFGAAFIWFIILMIIHRRNDENQEKED; the protein is encoded by the coding sequence ATGAAAAATAAAATTATAAAAAATCTATCAATTTCTGTAGTAGCAGCTGGATTTCTTTTTCCATGTGCGCATTTGAATGCTTCAGCCGCAGAATCCCAAAACAATAATGAAGTTCCGCAAGTTAACACGGCGACAGAGGATAATAGTGATGAATCACAACAAAATTCGAGTCAAAAAAGCCGAGATATTCAGAACCAAGGTGTTCAGCCTCCAAATAAGCCGGAAATAAACAATGGTGAATCTGATCCGGCCACTAATGTACCAAAACAAGATGATAGTAATAATCCATCAAGCCCAGCTGATGATAATCACACTTCGAATAAAGAAGAAGCATCACATCCAGATTCTTCAGGTGCTCAAGTTCCATCAAACAATGGGGCAAATGGAAATCAAACACAAAATCCGACTAACCATTCTGAAGAAACAGATGAGAATGCAACAGGTTCAAAACCTAATACCACTCCAAATAATAACGAGAATAATAGTGCAGGTGAAAATGCTGAAGAACATCAACCTAATGAATCAAAACCTCCTGCAAATAATACTAAAAATGAAAATGCTGAAGAACCTAATCAGCCGAATGCACCTTCCAATGGGCAAGAAAACGGAAATGCGCGTCCCACAAACACGGGGGAACACAATGAAACAACAAAGCCGAATCAACAGCCGGGTAATAGTGAAGAGCATCCTTCAAATGTAGACCCGAATGATGGTAAAGGTGGCAGTGGCAGTCACTCAACGCATGTTAAGAATGATGGTTCTGAAAAAGAGGGCGCGGGAACTGCCCAACCAAATAAAGAAGAAAATCATACAAATACAGGTACTGAACAACCAGATTCGCCGAACCCTAAAAAAGATACAGAGTCGACGAACGAGCCTAAACAACCTCAACCACCAAAAGGGAATCAAAATCCGAAAGCGCCATCTCAAAATCATCAAACACCAACGCGTCGTCCTCAACCTGACTTGAATAAGGATAAACAACAAGATACAAATACAACAGGCAGAAAAGAAAATAATTATTATAAAGAAAAGAATGGATATACAAAATTACCGAATAATTCTAATAAAGTTCCGACTAAAAATTGGAATAATTATCCTTATGCAAAAACGAGTGGGGCAACTGAGCAGCAAAATAAAAAGCACCCTAATCGCAATTCATGGAAAGGCAACTTTTATAATAATTTAACTCAGCCTCCAACTCAGCAAAAAGCATCTGATAAGACAATGCATAAGGCTAGTCAATATCTAGTGCCTTTTACTACTATGAATTTAGCAGGCAATCGCTTTGGACATATTGTAACGGGTTCCTTTAAATACAATCCGTTTGTTATCAATCAAGTGAGCCGCATGAGTGAAGATAGTAATACCACTGAAGGCGATATCCATAGTGCTTTAGAACATCAAAATTTTGCGAGTAATCGAGATTTAAATAACCTTCAAGAAAGTACGGGTTATTTTAAATATCAATTTTTCAACCCAACAGATGCTCAACAATATTATGATAATTTGGATGTGCAAGTATTAGGACTAATTACCGGGGATATTGGTTCAATGCCTGATTTAAAACGCACTAAGAAAAGTGCTAATTTCGAAGTAGGGTCTACTAACCATGCTAAAGATTACTCAGAAAAAATTGATAATACTAAGGAAGAGGGAAAAGAAACCAAAACAGAAAGTGAAAAAATTGAAAAAGGTCACCCTCGCTTAATCGCTACATTGTTAGCAACATTCGGAGCAGCGTTTATATGGTTTATTATTTTAATGATTATTCATCGCAGAAATGATGAGAATCAAGAAAAAGAAGATTAA
- a CDS encoding accessory gene regulator AgrB, whose translation MQKALERRIDAWAQALQKRNNLDRIAYLKIKLGLEVFFSNLFKTIVVYGLALLFHVFLYTLTVHLSYFIIRHYAHGAHAKSKLACYIESIMLFVILPWILVSIDIPPIFMTVMGAVAFVLICIYAPAATLKQPIPNHMKKKKKIMAISITVILLIGSFFIPQPFNELVQLGIVLIGAAQLPIFFPKQSKG comes from the coding sequence ATGCAAAAGGCTTTAGAAAGACGTATTGATGCTTGGGCGCAAGCCTTGCAAAAAAGAAATAACTTAGATCGAATTGCTTATTTAAAAATCAAATTAGGTCTTGAAGTTTTCTTTAGTAATCTTTTTAAAACAATAGTTGTTTATGGACTTGCTCTTCTATTCCATGTTTTTTTATACACTTTAACTGTTCATTTAAGCTACTTCATTATTAGACACTATGCACATGGCGCACATGCGAAATCAAAATTAGCATGTTATATAGAAAGTATTATGTTATTTGTAATTTTACCGTGGATATTGGTTTCTATCGATATACCACCAATTTTTATGACAGTAATGGGAGCGGTTGCATTTGTATTGATATGTATCTACGCTCCTGCTGCAACGCTTAAACAGCCTATTCCAAATCACATGAAGAAAAAGAAAAAAATTATGGCTATTAGTATAACTGTAATTTTGCTCATTGGTTCGTTCTTTATTCCACAACCTTTTAATGAGCTTGTACAGTTAGGTATCGTTTTAATTGGTGCTGCACAATTGCCTATATTTTTTCCAAAACAATCGAAAGGATGA
- a CDS encoding delta-lysin family phenol-soluble modulin (Members of this family are produced with retention of the N-formyl-methionine at the N-terminus.) has protein sequence MAGDIVGTIGDFVKLIIETVNKFTKK, from the coding sequence ATGGCAGGCGATATCGTAGGTACAATCGGTGATTTCGTAAAATTAATTATCGAAACAGTAAACAAATTCACTAAAAAATAA
- a CDS encoding carbon-nitrogen family hydrolase, producing the protein MKIQLFQFNIQPADTKANQKKIEALFSEQLDSDTEIAVIPEMWNNSYALDKLEQLADQDLQQNFPFIQKLSQQYNVTIVAGSVSNSRNQQVYNTAFTVSNTGELLYQYDKIHLVPMLDEHLFLNGGQEVPYTFQLARNVKASQIICYDLRFPEIARHPAINGADILFYVAEWPKARLNHWRTLLQSRAIENDSFIVACNSCGFEKDGGTEYAGHSMVINPNGDILAEAGEQEETLTVDINLAEVTKQRENIPVFENRKPALYKYDN; encoded by the coding sequence ATGAAAATTCAACTTTTCCAATTCAATATTCAACCTGCAGATACAAAAGCTAATCAGAAAAAAATTGAAGCTCTATTTTCAGAGCAATTAGACTCAGATACAGAAATCGCAGTCATACCCGAAATGTGGAATAACAGTTACGCCTTAGATAAATTGGAACAATTAGCGGATCAAGATTTACAACAGAACTTCCCTTTTATCCAGAAATTAAGCCAACAATATAATGTCACAATTGTTGCGGGATCGGTTTCGAATAGCAGAAACCAACAAGTATATAACACTGCATTTACAGTCAGTAATACAGGAGAACTTCTCTATCAATATGATAAGATCCACCTTGTCCCGATGTTAGATGAACATCTATTTTTAAATGGAGGGCAAGAAGTACCTTATACTTTCCAGCTGGCTCGAAATGTCAAAGCGTCTCAAATTATTTGTTACGATTTAAGATTTCCTGAAATCGCGAGACACCCCGCAATCAATGGAGCAGACATCCTCTTCTATGTAGCAGAGTGGCCTAAAGCACGTTTAAATCATTGGAGAACGTTATTACAAAGCAGAGCCATTGAGAATGACAGCTTTATTGTTGCTTGTAATAGTTGCGGATTTGAAAAAGACGGCGGAACAGAGTACGCGGGTCATTCTATGGTAATTAATCCGAATGGAGACATACTAGCAGAAGCTGGCGAACAAGAAGAAACTTTAACAGTGGATATTAATCTAGCTGAAGTAACAAAACAACGCGAAAATATTCCAGTGTTCGAAAATCGCAAACCTGCCCTTTATAAATATGATAATTAA